The proteins below are encoded in one region of Bacteroides uniformis:
- a CDS encoding sensor histidine kinase, with protein MAFNYSFRVAVSLAVALLAGVMWTVDVFWGAFCTALLPIALYWQQKLYRHHVRKVLFMLDAIENNDNAIHFSETENTADARLVNRALNRVAHILYNVKSETAQQEKYYELILDCVNTGILVLNDNGAVYQKNSEALRLLGLNVFTHVSQLNRVDPRLSSLLANCRPGDKLQMPFNNERGTVNMSVRVSDITVRKEHLRILALNDINNELDEKEIDSWIRLTRVLTHEIMNAVTPITSLSDTLLGLTEAQVSKEEIRNGLQTISSTGKGLLSFVESYRKFTRIPTPEPSLFYVKSFIERMVELARHQHPDVRVTFHTDIAPSDLILYADENLVSQVVINLLKNAIQAIESDKNTDKEGHINIRAYCNEAEAILIEISNNGPAIPNDIAEHIFIPFFTTKEGGSGIGLSISRQIMRLSGGNLSLLPGKETTFILKFN; from the coding sequence ATGGCCTTTAATTATTCATTCCGCGTTGCCGTCAGTCTGGCAGTAGCGCTCCTTGCAGGGGTGATGTGGACTGTCGACGTATTCTGGGGCGCGTTCTGCACTGCGCTGCTTCCCATAGCCTTGTACTGGCAGCAGAAGCTATACCGCCATCATGTGCGGAAAGTGCTTTTCATGCTCGACGCCATTGAAAACAACGACAATGCCATCCACTTCTCCGAAACGGAAAACACTGCCGACGCACGACTCGTGAACCGTGCATTGAACCGGGTTGCCCATATACTTTATAATGTGAAAAGTGAAACAGCCCAGCAAGAAAAGTACTACGAACTCATCCTGGACTGCGTGAATACCGGCATCCTCGTGCTGAACGACAATGGTGCCGTATATCAGAAAAACAGCGAAGCCCTCCGTTTGCTGGGCCTCAATGTCTTTACCCACGTCAGCCAGCTGAACCGCGTGGACCCGCGTCTTTCGTCCCTTCTTGCCAATTGCCGCCCGGGAGACAAATTGCAAATGCCTTTCAACAACGAGCGAGGCACTGTCAACATGTCTGTCCGCGTCAGCGACATCACAGTCCGTAAAGAACATCTGCGCATCCTCGCCTTGAACGACATCAACAACGAGCTGGATGAAAAGGAAATAGATTCCTGGATTAGGCTTACCCGCGTACTGACGCACGAAATAATGAATGCCGTCACTCCCATAACCTCCCTGAGCGATACACTGCTGGGACTGACCGAAGCGCAAGTTTCCAAAGAAGAAATCAGAAACGGCCTGCAGACTATCAGCAGTACAGGCAAGGGCCTGCTCTCTTTTGTGGAATCATACCGGAAATTCACCCGTATTCCCACCCCCGAACCATCCTTGTTCTACGTAAAAAGCTTTATCGAGCGGATGGTCGAACTCGCCCGTCACCAGCACCCCGATGTCCGGGTCACCTTTCATACGGACATCGCGCCAAGCGACCTTATTCTATATGCCGATGAAAACCTGGTATCACAAGTGGTCATCAACCTACTGAAAAATGCCATACAAGCCATCGAATCGGATAAAAATACAGATAAAGAAGGACATATCAACATACGTGCCTACTGCAACGAAGCGGAAGCCATACTGATAGAAATTTCCAACAACGGACCTGCCATTCCCAATGACATTGCCGAACACATATTTATCCCCTTCTTTACGACCAAAGAGGGCGGAAGCGGTATTGGATTGAGTATTTCCCGGCAAATAATGAGGCTTTCCGGCGGAAATTTATCCTTATTGCCTGGTAAAGAAACCACCTTTATTTTAAAATTCAATTGA
- a CDS encoding potassium/proton antiporter, which produces MIFTAGNILLIGSILLFVSIIVGKTGYRFGVPALLLFLVVGMLFGSDGLGLQFHNAKEAQFIGMVALSIILFSGGMDTKFTEIKPILTPGIVLSTAGVLLTALFTGLFIWWLSGMSWTNIHLPLITSLLLASTMSSTDSASVFAILRSQKMNLKHNLRPMLELESGSNDPMAYMLTIVLIQFIQSSGMGVPQILGSFAIQFIVGAATGYFLGKLAILMLNRLNIDNQALYPILLLSFVFFTFSITDLLKGNGYLAVYIAGMMVGNNKIMHRKEIYTFMDGLTWLFQIIMFLCLGLLVNPHEMLEVAVVALLIGVFMIVVGRPLSVFLCLLPFGKRITLKSRLFVSWVGLRGAVPIIFATYPVVANVPGAHVIFNIVFFITIVSLVIQGTTVSWVARLLGLSTPLEKTGNDFGVELPEEIDSNLHDMTITQEMLEQADTLKDMNLPKGTLVMIVKRGDEYLIPNGTLKLHAGDKLLLISENSKE; this is translated from the coding sequence ATGATATTTACAGCAGGAAACATACTACTTATAGGTTCCATATTACTTTTCGTCAGCATCATTGTCGGCAAGACCGGCTACCGTTTCGGAGTGCCTGCGTTATTGCTTTTCCTTGTCGTCGGTATGCTGTTCGGCAGTGACGGATTGGGATTGCAGTTCCACAACGCCAAGGAAGCACAGTTCATCGGCATGGTTGCACTCAGCATCATTCTGTTCTCCGGTGGCATGGACACCAAGTTTACGGAGATAAAGCCCATATTGACTCCCGGCATTGTTTTGTCAACTGCAGGAGTGCTGCTCACGGCCCTCTTTACCGGATTATTTATCTGGTGGCTGTCCGGCATGAGCTGGACCAACATCCACCTGCCGTTGATAACCTCCCTTTTGCTTGCATCCACCATGTCATCTACCGACTCAGCCTCTGTATTCGCCATTCTGCGTTCACAAAAAATGAACCTGAAGCATAATCTGCGCCCCATGCTGGAACTGGAAAGCGGTAGTAACGACCCGATGGCATATATGCTGACAATCGTGCTGATTCAATTCATCCAGTCCTCCGGAATGGGAGTTCCCCAGATATTGGGCTCTTTTGCCATACAGTTCATTGTCGGTGCCGCAACCGGTTATTTCCTCGGAAAGCTGGCCATCCTTATGCTGAACCGGCTGAATATAGACAACCAGGCACTCTATCCTATCCTGTTGCTGTCCTTTGTATTCTTCACCTTCTCCATCACCGACCTGCTGAAAGGCAACGGTTACCTGGCCGTGTATATCGCCGGAATGATGGTAGGCAATAACAAAATCATGCACCGGAAAGAGATTTATACTTTTATGGACGGACTGACCTGGCTTTTCCAAATCATCATGTTCCTCTGCCTCGGTCTGCTTGTCAACCCCCATGAGATGCTGGAAGTTGCAGTCGTGGCATTGCTCATCGGCGTATTCATGATTGTCGTGGGACGTCCTCTCAGCGTTTTTCTTTGCCTGCTGCCTTTTGGCAAGAGAATCACCCTCAAGTCACGGCTATTCGTATCGTGGGTAGGATTACGTGGCGCAGTACCCATTATCTTTGCCACCTATCCCGTGGTGGCTAATGTGCCCGGTGCCCATGTCATCTTCAACATCGTATTTTTCATAACCATCGTCTCACTGGTCATCCAGGGTACCACAGTCTCCTGGGTAGCCCGGCTGCTTGGCCTCTCCACCCCGCTGGAAAAGACCGGAAATGATTTCGGAGTTGAACTGCCCGAAGAGATTGACTCCAACCTGCACGACATGACCATTACACAAGAAATGCTGGAGCAGGCAGACACCCTGAAAGACATGAACCTGCCCAAAGGCACACTGGTGATGATTGTAAAACGTGGCGATGAGTACCTCATTCCGAACGGAACATTAAAACTTCATGCCGGTGACAAGCTGCTTCTTATTTCGGAAAATAGCAAGGAATAA
- a CDS encoding long-chain fatty acid--CoA ligase, producing MEQEQGFIDYIEQSIIKNWDRNALTDYKGITLQYKDVARKIAKFHIVLESAGIRPGDKIAVCGRNSAHWAVAFLATVTYGAVIVPILHEFKADNIHNIVNHSEAKLLFVGDRAWENLNEEAMPLLMGIVLLTDFTPVVCRNEQLMEAFEHRNVLYGTRFPKNFRPEHISYRKEESPEELAVINYTSGTTGYSKGVMLPYRSLWSNVAYCHEMLPVRPGDHIVSMLPLGHVFGMVYDFLYGFSAGAHLYFLTRMPSPKIIAQSFSEIRPRVISCVPLIVEKIIKKDILPRIDNKIGKLLLRMPIVNDKIKADMRKKAMEVFGSNFDEIIIGGAPFNAEVERFLKQIGFPYTIAYGMTECGPIICSSRWETLKLASCGKATTRMEVKIDSPDPQNVAGEIICKGANLMLGYYKNAEATSQIIDVNGWLHTGDLATMDTEGYVTVRGRSKNMLLTASGQNIYPEEIESKLNNMPYVSESLIVLQKDKLVALIYPDFDDAFAHGMEQSDIEKVMEDNRNELNLQLPAYSQITKVKIHFEEFEKTAKKSIKRFMYQEVKG from the coding sequence ATGGAACAAGAACAAGGGTTCATCGATTATATAGAACAAAGCATTATTAAAAACTGGGATCGCAACGCCCTGACAGACTACAAAGGAATTACACTGCAATACAAAGATGTAGCACGGAAAATAGCCAAATTCCATATCGTATTGGAAAGCGCCGGCATTAGGCCCGGTGACAAGATTGCCGTTTGCGGACGTAACAGTGCACATTGGGCAGTCGCTTTTCTGGCTACAGTTACCTATGGAGCTGTCATTGTTCCCATTCTGCATGAGTTCAAGGCCGACAATATCCACAACATCGTCAATCATTCCGAAGCCAAGCTGCTGTTTGTCGGCGACCGGGCATGGGAAAACCTCAATGAAGAGGCAATGCCCCTGCTGATGGGTATCGTACTGCTGACGGACTTCACTCCGGTAGTTTGCCGCAACGAGCAGCTGATGGAGGCTTTCGAGCATCGCAACGTCCTCTATGGCACACGTTTCCCCAAGAATTTCCGCCCCGAGCATATCAGCTACCGCAAGGAGGAATCACCCGAAGAACTGGCTGTCATAAACTATACTTCGGGCACCACGGGATATTCCAAAGGGGTCATGCTCCCCTATCGCAGCCTTTGGTCCAATGTTGCATATTGCCATGAGATGCTCCCCGTACGTCCGGGCGACCATATTGTATCCATGCTGCCTCTGGGACATGTATTTGGTATGGTGTACGATTTTCTATACGGTTTTTCCGCAGGCGCCCATCTGTATTTCCTTACCCGTATGCCGTCTCCCAAGATTATTGCACAGTCATTCTCCGAAATCAGGCCACGGGTCATTTCGTGTGTACCGCTCATCGTAGAAAAGATTATCAAGAAGGATATCCTGCCCCGGATAGACAATAAAATAGGCAAGCTGCTATTGCGGATGCCCATTGTCAACGATAAAATCAAGGCTGACATGCGCAAAAAGGCAATGGAAGTATTCGGCAGTAATTTCGATGAAATAATCATCGGAGGAGCACCGTTCAATGCCGAAGTGGAACGCTTCCTGAAGCAGATAGGCTTCCCCTATACCATTGCATACGGAATGACGGAATGCGGCCCCATCATTTGTTCCAGCCGCTGGGAAACATTGAAACTGGCCTCTTGTGGCAAGGCAACCACCCGCATGGAAGTAAAGATAGACTCTCCCGACCCTCAGAACGTGGCAGGAGAAATAATCTGTAAAGGTGCCAATCTGATGCTGGGCTATTACAAAAATGCCGAAGCGACTTCCCAAATCATCGATGTAAACGGCTGGCTGCACACCGGCGACCTTGCAACGATGGATACCGAAGGATATGTCACTGTCCGCGGACGCAGCAAAAACATGTTGCTCACAGCCAGTGGTCAGAACATCTACCCCGAGGAGATTGAAAGCAAACTGAACAACATGCCCTATGTGTCCGAATCACTGATCGTATTGCAGAAAGACAAGCTCGTGGCTCTTATCTATCCGGATTTTGACGATGCATTCGCCCATGGTATGGAACAATCGGACATCGAAAAGGTTATGGAGGACAATCGGAATGAATTGAATCTGCAATTACCGGCCTACAGCCAGATTACAAAAGTCAAGATACACTTCGAGGAGTTCGAGAAAACGGCAAAGAAGAGCATTAAAAGATTTATGTATCAGGAAGTAAAAGGGTAA
- a CDS encoding glycoside hydrolase family 97 protein, producing the protein MKKFVLSAALLFSALAGNAEGISSPSGMVKLDFELTKDGRLAYQVDYKGTPVINPSTLGLELKGATSLMDGFKVVKTSTSTFDETWQPVWGETKDIRNHYNELLVELEQPSTTRFMNIRFRVYDDGVGFRYEFPQQKNLVYFVIKEEHSRFAMTGDHTAWWIPGDYDTQEYDYTESKLSEIRGLLQGAVSDNASQTVFSPTGVQTSIQLKTADGVYLNLHEAALVDYSCMHLNLDDKNLVFESWLTPDAQGNKGYMQSPCHTPWRTVIVSDDAREILASNLILNLNEPCKYDDTSWIKPVKYVGVWWEMIAGGKPWAYTFDLPSVKLDDTDYSKVKPNGIHPANTANVKKYIDFAAEHGFDQVLVEGWNTGWEDWFGNSKDYVFDFVTPYPDFDIKYLNEYAHSKGVRLMMHHETSASVRNYERHMEAAYRLMNKYGYNSVKSGYVGNMIPRGEHHYGQWMNNHYLYAVTEAAKHKIMVNAHEAVRPTGLCRTYPNLIGNESARGTEYEAFAGNKPFHTTVLPFTRLQGGPMDYTPGIFEMDINKLNPNSHTHANTTLARQLALYVTMYSPLQMAADLPENYERFMDAFQFIKDVAVDWDDSRYLEAEPGRYITVARKAKGTNDWFIGCTSSEHGHASTLKLDFLDADKQYIATVYADAKDADYKTNPQAYVIREGIVSPKTVLKLKAASGGGYAISIMEVKDKSVLKGLKRLSGNI; encoded by the coding sequence ATGAAGAAATTTGTACTTAGCGCAGCTTTGCTTTTTTCTGCCCTGGCGGGGAATGCTGAAGGCATTTCATCCCCTTCGGGCATGGTGAAGCTGGATTTTGAACTGACAAAAGACGGGAGACTAGCCTATCAGGTGGATTATAAAGGGACTCCCGTCATCAATCCCAGTACGTTGGGATTGGAACTGAAAGGAGCTACCAGCCTGATGGATGGTTTCAAAGTAGTAAAGACTTCTACTTCCACTTTCGATGAAACCTGGCAACCGGTGTGGGGGGAAACAAAAGATATCCGCAACCACTACAACGAATTGCTGGTAGAACTTGAACAACCGTCTACCACTCGTTTTATGAATATCCGTTTTCGGGTATATGATGACGGCGTGGGATTCCGTTATGAGTTTCCGCAACAGAAGAATCTGGTTTATTTTGTGATAAAGGAAGAGCATTCCCGGTTTGCCATGACCGGCGACCATACTGCCTGGTGGATTCCGGGAGATTATGATACCCAGGAATATGATTACACGGAGTCCAAACTCTCTGAAATCCGTGGACTGCTGCAGGGAGCTGTGAGTGACAATGCGTCACAAACTGTCTTTTCGCCGACAGGTGTCCAGACTTCCATACAGCTTAAAACAGCTGATGGAGTGTACCTTAACCTGCACGAGGCAGCCTTGGTGGACTACTCTTGCATGCATCTCAACCTGGATGACAAGAACCTCGTTTTTGAATCCTGGCTGACTCCGGATGCTCAAGGAAATAAAGGGTATATGCAGTCTCCCTGCCATACTCCCTGGCGTACGGTCATAGTCAGTGATGATGCCCGCGAGATACTGGCCTCCAATTTGATTCTCAATCTGAATGAGCCTTGTAAGTATGATGATACCTCCTGGATTAAGCCGGTGAAATATGTCGGCGTATGGTGGGAAATGATTGCAGGGGGAAAGCCCTGGGCATATACTTTTGACCTCCCTTCTGTGAAACTGGATGATACGGACTATTCCAAGGTGAAACCGAACGGCATTCATCCGGCCAACACGGCTAATGTGAAGAAGTACATAGACTTTGCTGCCGAACACGGTTTTGACCAGGTATTGGTGGAGGGTTGGAATACGGGTTGGGAAGACTGGTTCGGTAATTCCAAGGATTATGTTTTCGATTTCGTGACTCCTTATCCCGATTTTGACATCAAGTATCTGAATGAATATGCTCATTCCAAGGGTGTCCGTCTGATGATGCACCATGAAACATCGGCTTCCGTCCGTAACTATGAGCGGCACATGGAAGCTGCCTACCGTCTGATGAATAAATATGGATATAATTCGGTAAAGAGTGGCTACGTAGGCAATATGATTCCCCGTGGCGAGCATCACTATGGACAATGGATGAACAACCATTACCTATACGCCGTGACCGAAGCTGCCAAACACAAGATAATGGTCAATGCCCATGAAGCGGTACGTCCGACTGGTTTATGCCGTACCTATCCCAATCTGATAGGCAATGAATCTGCCCGAGGCACGGAGTACGAGGCTTTTGCCGGTAACAAGCCCTTCCACACAACGGTACTTCCGTTTACCCGTTTGCAGGGTGGTCCGATGGACTATACGCCCGGTATCTTTGAAATGGACATCAATAAGTTGAATCCGAACAGCCATACGCATGCCAATACTACCTTGGCGCGTCAGCTGGCACTTTATGTCACTATGTACAGCCCTCTACAAATGGCTGCCGACCTTCCTGAGAATTATGAGCGTTTCATGGATGCTTTCCAGTTCATCAAAGATGTGGCTGTGGATTGGGACGACAGCCGCTATCTGGAAGCTGAGCCGGGACGTTACATCACTGTTGCCCGTAAGGCAAAAGGTACGAATGACTGGTTTATCGGTTGCACCAGCAGTGAGCACGGACATGCTTCAACTCTGAAACTGGACTTCCTGGATGCAGACAAGCAGTATATTGCAACCGTCTATGCCGATGCAAAAGATGCCGATTATAAGACAAATCCGCAAGCTTATGTTATCCGTGAAGGTATCGTTTCTCCCAAAACGGTCTTGAAACTGAAAGCTGCTTCCGGTGGCGGCTATGCCATCAGCATCATGGAGGTGAAAGATAAATCTGTATTGAAGGGACTGAAGAGGCTTTCCGGGAATATCTGA
- a CDS encoding glycoside hydrolase family 31 protein, translating into MKKYIFLFFAVCAFSVYANAQNRTGDCTSYTSDDRSVTFYLNDSSAIQLRLCSQSTVRIWFSPDGSFQRSNPSFAVVNEDLEDVGTVHVDEQNACYEIFTPKLRIRVNKSPFNLQIFDKYQKLLFSDYADKGHISNGQRKLEYKTLRRDEHFFGLGEKTGKLDRRGEAYKMWNSDKPCYSAVEDPLYKSIPFFMSSYRYGIFLDNTYKTEFKFGTESRDYYSFEAPGGEMIYYFIFGKDYKEIMKQYVDLTGKPIMPPKWALGFAQCRGLLTSEKLSYEIAEGYRKRGIPCDVIYQDIGWTQYLQDFEWRKGNYENPKKMLADLKDMGFKVVVSQDPVISQANKRQWEEADRLGYLVKDSTNGRSYDMPWPWGGNCGVVDFTLPAVADWWGAYQQKPIDDGIAGFWTDMGEPAWSNEEQTERLVMKHHLGMHDEIHNVYGLTWDKVVKEQFEKRNPNRRVFQMTRAAFAGLQRYTFGWTGDCGNGDDVTQGWGQMANQIPVLLSAGLGIIPFTTCDITGYCGDIEDYPAMAELYTRWIQMGAFNPLSRIHHEGNVAVEPWLFGEEAEKNAKAAIELKYRLLPYIYTYAREAHETGLPLMRPMFLEYPADMETFSTDAQFMFGSELLVAPVVKKGARNKNVYLPEGTWIDYNNKHTAYSGEQWMTVDAPLNTIPMFVKQGSIIPQMPVMNYTDEKPVYPVTFEIFPAAAGSETTFSLYEDAGTDLGYLRGEFMRTPITCQTTDTGYTLKVGTRTGEKYSLPGQRNLMFCIYTEQMPKTALLDGQKIKKTNVGKLEENRETEFTITAWCPDKKQGTCLLRLPDDGKEHIIEFVY; encoded by the coding sequence ATGAAGAAATATATATTTTTATTTTTTGCCGTCTGTGCATTTTCAGTATATGCGAATGCACAGAACCGCACCGGAGACTGCACTTCCTATACCAGTGATGACCGGAGTGTGACCTTCTATTTAAATGACAGTTCTGCCATACAATTACGTCTGTGTAGCCAGTCTACGGTACGTATATGGTTTTCTCCCGACGGTAGTTTCCAGCGGAGTAATCCTTCCTTTGCCGTCGTCAATGAGGACTTGGAGGATGTCGGTACCGTCCATGTGGACGAGCAGAATGCCTGCTACGAGATTTTTACCCCTAAACTCCGTATCCGGGTAAACAAGTCTCCGTTTAACTTACAGATATTCGACAAGTATCAGAAACTGCTGTTCAGTGATTATGCCGATAAGGGGCATATCAGTAACGGGCAGCGCAAATTGGAATACAAGACCCTCCGTCGTGACGAACACTTCTTCGGCTTGGGAGAAAAGACCGGCAAGCTGGACCGTCGCGGCGAAGCCTACAAGATGTGGAACAGTGACAAGCCTTGTTATAGTGCCGTTGAGGACCCGCTCTACAAGAGTATTCCGTTCTTTATGAGCAGTTATCGTTATGGTATTTTCCTGGACAATACGTATAAAACCGAATTTAAGTTTGGTACGGAAAGCCGCGATTACTACAGTTTCGAGGCTCCTGGGGGAGAGATGATTTATTATTTCATCTTCGGGAAGGATTATAAGGAAATCATGAAACAATATGTCGACCTGACGGGAAAACCCATAATGCCTCCTAAATGGGCATTGGGCTTTGCACAATGCCGGGGACTGCTGACGAGCGAGAAATTGTCTTATGAAATAGCTGAAGGCTATCGTAAGCGCGGAATTCCTTGTGATGTTATTTACCAGGACATAGGCTGGACACAGTATTTGCAGGATTTTGAGTGGCGGAAAGGGAACTACGAGAATCCGAAAAAGATGCTTGCAGACCTCAAGGATATGGGCTTCAAGGTGGTGGTTTCGCAAGATCCGGTCATTTCACAAGCCAATAAGCGGCAATGGGAGGAAGCCGATAGGTTAGGGTATCTGGTAAAGGACTCCACCAACGGCAGGAGTTATGACATGCCCTGGCCCTGGGGCGGTAATTGTGGCGTAGTGGACTTCACCCTTCCTGCTGTGGCAGACTGGTGGGGAGCTTATCAGCAGAAGCCCATTGATGATGGCATTGCCGGTTTCTGGACTGATATGGGTGAACCTGCCTGGAGCAATGAGGAGCAGACGGAACGCCTGGTGATGAAACACCATTTGGGCATGCATGATGAGATTCACAATGTTTATGGTCTTACGTGGGATAAGGTGGTGAAGGAGCAGTTTGAAAAACGGAATCCTAACCGTCGCGTATTTCAGATGACACGTGCCGCTTTTGCGGGCTTGCAACGCTATACTTTCGGCTGGACCGGTGACTGTGGAAACGGTGATGACGTGACGCAGGGTTGGGGACAGATGGCCAATCAGATTCCGGTACTGTTGTCTGCCGGTTTGGGAATTATTCCTTTTACTACTTGTGACATTACCGGTTATTGCGGAGATATAGAGGATTATCCTGCGATGGCTGAACTTTATACGCGGTGGATACAGATGGGCGCTTTCAATCCCCTGAGCCGCATTCATCATGAGGGCAACGTGGCTGTGGAGCCGTGGCTGTTCGGCGAAGAGGCCGAGAAGAATGCCAAGGCAGCCATCGAATTGAAGTATCGTCTTTTGCCTTATATCTATACGTATGCCCGCGAAGCACACGAAACGGGGTTGCCTCTCATGCGACCGATGTTTCTGGAATATCCGGCAGATATGGAAACGTTCTCTACGGATGCCCAGTTCATGTTTGGCAGCGAACTGCTGGTTGCTCCGGTGGTAAAGAAAGGAGCGCGAAACAAGAATGTGTATCTTCCTGAAGGAACTTGGATTGACTACAACAACAAACACACAGCATATAGCGGTGAGCAATGGATGACGGTGGATGCTCCCCTCAATACTATTCCTATGTTTGTAAAGCAGGGAAGTATCATACCTCAAATGCCGGTCATGAACTATACGGATGAGAAACCGGTCTATCCGGTTACGTTTGAGATATTTCCTGCTGCAGCGGGCAGTGAAACTACCTTCTCGCTTTATGAAGATGCAGGAACTGATTTAGGATATTTGCGTGGAGAGTTCATGCGCACTCCTATTACTTGCCAGACTACCGACACAGGCTATACGCTGAAAGTAGGTACACGGACCGGTGAGAAATATAGCTTACCCGGCCAACGAAACCTGATGTTCTGCATCTATACGGAACAGATGCCGAAAACAGCTTTGCTGGACGGTCAGAAAATCAAGAAAACGAATGTCGGAAAGCTGGAAGAAAATCGGGAGACAGAGTTTACGATAACTGCCTGGTGTCCCGACAAGAAGCAGGGGACCTGCCTGCTGAGGTTGCCGGATGATGGAAAGGAACATATCATTGAGTTTGTCTATTAA
- a CDS encoding endo-dextranase produces the protein MKKIVYTTMVALLLVACSKESDDTGSGTGGGGESGGVTEVTPVTSDLTVNLTTDKACYRPGESVSFTADALPAGAKIRYRTMDKVVSEQAAVGTTWTWTAPATDYTGYLVDVYRTKENGTEVILGTIAVDVSSDWTRFPRYGFVATFDASKKVDGVIEKEMAFLNRCHINGVQFQDWHNKHHWPLGGTREHLDEVYKDIANREVYTEVVKKYISTQHSLGMKSMFYNLCFGALDDAVSDGVKEEWYIFKNTGRMDKDSHDLPSSWKSNIFLLNPTNTEWQAYIAQKNDDVYANLDFDGYQIDQLGNRGDRYDYDGNKVNLPKGYASFIEAMKQKHPDKRLVMNAVSSYGASQIAGTGKVDFLYNEVWGDEAGFKDLHTIIKANDQYGNHALKTVFAAYMNYDKAGSSTGEFNTPGVLLTDAVIFALGGSHLELGDHMLCREYFPSTALQMNDVLKTAMIRYYDFMTAYQNLLRDKDTEAEISVSLNCTDAARNLSLNAWPPQKSAITVYAKNVNGRQVIHLLNFLNADNLSWRDLNGTMPEPRLVSDVPLKMNVSGKVNKIWVASPDFHAGASQELSFEQKDGTVTFILPLLKYWSMLVME, from the coding sequence ATGAAGAAGATAGTTTATACAACAATGGTAGCCTTGCTGCTGGTTGCATGCAGCAAGGAGAGTGATGATACCGGTAGCGGTACCGGTGGAGGCGGAGAGAGTGGAGGGGTTACGGAAGTAACCCCAGTCACCTCGGACTTGACGGTCAATCTCACTACCGACAAGGCATGTTACCGGCCGGGCGAGAGTGTTTCTTTTACAGCTGACGCCCTTCCTGCCGGAGCTAAAATCCGCTACCGGACAATGGACAAGGTTGTATCGGAGCAGGCTGCTGTCGGTACTACTTGGACTTGGACTGCTCCGGCAACCGATTATACCGGTTATCTGGTGGATGTATACCGTACAAAAGAGAATGGAACAGAGGTTATTCTTGGTACTATTGCCGTAGATGTATCCAGTGACTGGACACGTTTTCCACGTTATGGTTTCGTTGCCACTTTTGATGCTTCGAAAAAGGTGGATGGAGTGATAGAGAAGGAGATGGCTTTCCTGAACCGTTGCCACATTAACGGGGTACAGTTTCAGGATTGGCACAACAAGCATCATTGGCCGTTGGGCGGTACGCGTGAGCATCTGGACGAGGTCTATAAGGACATTGCCAACCGGGAGGTCTATACCGAGGTAGTGAAGAAGTATATCTCTACACAACACAGCCTGGGCATGAAGTCCATGTTTTACAATCTATGTTTCGGAGCTTTGGACGATGCCGTTTCCGACGGAGTAAAGGAAGAATGGTACATATTCAAGAACACGGGACGCATGGATAAGGATTCGCATGACTTGCCCTCCAGTTGGAAAAGTAATATCTTCCTGCTCAATCCCACCAATACGGAATGGCAGGCATATATTGCCCAGAAAAACGATGATGTTTATGCCAATCTGGACTTTGACGGTTATCAGATAGACCAACTGGGAAACCGGGGTGACCGCTATGACTATGATGGCAATAAGGTAAATCTGCCTAAGGGATATGCCTCGTTCATCGAAGCCATGAAACAGAAGCATCCGGACAAGCGTTTGGTGATGAATGCCGTCTCCAGCTATGGAGCTTCCCAGATAGCTGGTACGGGTAAAGTGGATTTCCTTTATAATGAAGTATGGGGCGATGAGGCAGGCTTCAAGGATCTGCACACCATTATCAAAGCGAACGACCAGTATGGCAACCATGCCTTGAAAACGGTGTTTGCCGCATATATGAACTATGACAAGGCAGGTAGCAGTACCGGTGAGTTCAATACACCGGGTGTGCTGCTGACGGATGCTGTGATATTTGCTTTGGGAGGCTCTCATTTGGAATTGGGTGACCACATGCTATGCCGCGAGTACTTTCCAAGCACGGCTTTGCAGATGAACGATGTACTGAAAACAGCCATGATTCGTTATTATGACTTTATGACGGCTTATCAGAACCTGCTTCGTGATAAAGATACGGAGGCGGAGATTTCCGTTTCTCTGAACTGTACGGATGCTGCGCGGAATCTTTCTCTGAATGCATGGCCGCCGCAGAAGTCTGCCATCACTGTATATGCCAAGAATGTAAATGGCAGGCAAGTCATTCATCTGCTCAACTTCCTCAATGCGGATAACTTAAGCTGGAGGGATTTGAACGGAACAATGCCCGAACCGCGTCTGGTGTCCGACGTGCCGTTGAAGATGAATGTTTCCGGTAAAGTGAACAAGATATGGGTTGCATCGCCCGATTTCCATGCCGGTGCTTCGCAGGAACTGTCATTCGAACAGAAGGACGGCACGGTTACCTTTATCTTGCCTTTGCTGAAGTACTGGAGCATGCTTGTGATGGAATAA